A genomic window from Triticum urartu cultivar G1812 chromosome 7, Tu2.1, whole genome shotgun sequence includes:
- the LOC125519348 gene encoding glutathione S-transferase 1-like — MEPVVKVYGPAMSWNIARVLVSLEESGVNYELVAVDFAAAEHKSPAHLGRNPFGQVPVLEDGDFCLWALITYIVYVYATESRAITKYICRKYKPELLGVGNLEGSAMVYVWLEVEAHQYRPLIEAILMEVRIRPIFGQRVDERAVEENIDKLKKVLDVYESRLSSSKYLAGDFISLADLNHVSTMLCLGITIYISVLDMYPHVRAWWDDLKGRPAARKVSDLMHMSVKNDLK; from the exons ATGGAGCCCGTCGTGAAGGTGTACGGGCCGGCCATGTCTTGGAACATAGCCAGGGTCCTTGTGAGCCTGGAGGAGTCCGGCGTCAACTACGAGCTCGTCGCCGTCGACTTCGCCGCGGCCGAGCACAAGAGCCCCGCCCACCTCGGCAGGAAC CCGTTCGGTCAGGTCCCAGTTTTGGAGGACGGTGACTTTTGCCTCTGGG CTCTCATCACATATATTGTCTATGTCTATGCAACAGAGTCGCGCGCAATCACAAAATATATATGCCGAAAGTACAAACCTGAGCTCCTTGGGGTTGGCAATCTCGAGGGATCAGCAATGGTCTATGTGTGGCTGGAGGTGGAGGCCCACCAATACCGTCCTCTCATAGAGGCTATTCTTATGGAGGTCAGGATCCGGCCAATTTTCGGGCAAAGGGTTGATGAGAGGGCCGTCGAGGAGAACATTGATAAGCTGAAGAAGGTGTTGGATGTGTATGAGTCCAGATTGTCGAGCTCCAAGTACCTAGCTGGAGATTTCATCAGCCTCGCCGACCTCAACCATGTCTCCACCATGCTTTGCCTAGGGATCACTATATACATATCGGTGCTCGACATGTACCCGCATGTAAGGGCCTGGTGGGATGACCTGAAGGGCAGGCCAGCGGCGAGGAAGGTGTCGGATCTAATGCACATGTCCGTGAAGAATGATCTAAAATGA